One Gemmatimonadota bacterium genomic region harbors:
- a CDS encoding carboxypeptidase regulatory-like domain-containing protein — translation MWTGCWWVGCVLALGAAPGIQAQAKADVITGRVIGPDSAAVAGATIVVMDTTARTTTAGRTGVDGRYSVSVEGGSGRYLVRAQAPGLRPDQRFLTRGDSPSSLVADFRLGTQPQTMAAVRVQARRPRPQRENPFGDELGGGNFFGGRMPTAGDANDLASWAALSPGLSPILGSDGSMGGFSALGLGGDQNNMMFQGMQMSGVEIPRAGGAFPIMSTNSADPSRGGFTGGLAQMYVSSGSNFRNYNAVVNIEDPTLQATDRAAARLGQEFRNVLVSAAVQGPIVEDRIYYNTSFQVTRRTSDLASLLGLDGQALQAVGLSRDSLNRFEQLVTGAGIPLTLAGFGSQRVNDNATLIGRFDLSPTGTTAANLVTTLNAGRSRGLGIGPTSPLAAGGESTTRGASAVYTWSKYYRQAFLQEFKGAAGYTRRASEPWLDLPSGRVRVQSQLVDGTAGTTSLGFGGNAGLADESRSGNWELQSNTSWVSADNKHRLKLASSLQYAWSSQESAQNALGTWTYNSLDDLARGVPASFTRNLTPRVRDAAGFNWFTSIGDSWRVGDATAVQGGLRLEGNYFTRLPGYNPEVERQFGIRTDRAPNRWRLSPRLGFRHTFNLPKQSPTGPPAFFDERKIWTIRATVGEYRNMVPATLLSGAFDATGLPSGWRQLSCFGAAAPQPVWDDAASTPERCLDGATGGLLTDAVPRVLAYGGDWDASRSQRVNASVARVAGPLRATIDVTWARNVNQGSNYDHNFAGRPAFTLPDEAGRPVFVTAAGIDPRTGATSPRGSRLVDAFGQVNVQRADLRSESRQLILSLSPRRFSNNYFWNVTWTQTATRGQQRGFGGSGIGDPRLVEWGPLGFAPRHQVATQFSLGVQGWPFRLTLNHRLSSGTPFTPTVGGDVNGDGVSGDRAFIAGRGVGDPALATAIDAVAAGGPSYVRDCLRAQAGRFAGLNSCRGPWTQTMGLVMNVLPGRLGVPTRMNLSLTAWNPLGGVDQLVNGNDLRGWGQAGFADPTLLYVRGFDPARQRFQYEVNPRFGDARASRTAFRAPFRLALEARFRLGPPNDQQQLSRELSLGRTRKGDRLVSARFRQTYARIPFNPLPQLLQMRDSLGLTAAQVDSLNALQRRVQDRMEAAWAPTADWLGALGDTYDLKEALQRVRDTRQKVLPIFSEFMADMRRQLREDQVEKLPEFVRQFFNPAFVRLFQNQGMFEVFIAF, via the coding sequence ATGTGGACTGGCTGCTGGTGGGTTGGGTGCGTGTTGGCGCTGGGGGCGGCGCCGGGGATTCAGGCCCAGGCAAAGGCGGACGTCATCACGGGACGGGTCATCGGCCCGGACAGCGCCGCGGTGGCCGGGGCGACCATCGTCGTCATGGACACGACCGCGCGCACGACCACTGCGGGGCGAACCGGGGTCGATGGTCGCTACAGCGTCTCGGTGGAGGGGGGGAGCGGACGCTACCTCGTGCGGGCGCAGGCGCCGGGGCTGCGTCCCGACCAGCGTTTTCTCACACGTGGTGATTCGCCCAGCTCGCTCGTCGCCGACTTCCGCCTCGGCACCCAGCCACAAACGATGGCGGCAGTGCGCGTGCAGGCACGACGACCACGGCCGCAGCGTGAGAATCCGTTTGGCGATGAACTCGGTGGTGGAAACTTCTTCGGCGGCCGTATGCCGACCGCCGGCGACGCAAACGACCTTGCCTCGTGGGCCGCACTCAGCCCCGGCCTGTCCCCCATCCTCGGCTCCGATGGCAGCATGGGCGGGTTCTCGGCGCTTGGGCTCGGCGGCGACCAGAACAACATGATGTTCCAGGGGATGCAGATGTCCGGCGTGGAGATCCCACGAGCCGGTGGTGCATTCCCGATCATGTCGACCAACTCGGCGGATCCCTCACGAGGTGGCTTCACCGGCGGGTTGGCGCAGATGTATGTGTCCAGCGGGTCCAATTTCCGGAACTACAACGCGGTCGTGAACATCGAGGATCCCACGCTCCAGGCAACGGATCGCGCGGCGGCGCGCCTGGGGCAGGAGTTCCGCAATGTGCTGGTGAGTGCCGCGGTCCAGGGGCCGATCGTGGAGGATCGCATCTACTACAACACCTCGTTCCAGGTCACGCGACGGACGAGCGACCTCGCCTCGTTGCTCGGGCTGGATGGGCAGGCGCTTCAGGCGGTCGGCCTGTCCCGGGATTCGCTAAACCGCTTTGAACAGTTGGTCACCGGGGCAGGCATTCCGCTCACCCTCGCGGGATTCGGGAGCCAGCGGGTGAACGACAACGCGACCCTCATCGGTCGCTTTGATCTGTCGCCCACCGGGACGACCGCGGCCAACCTGGTCACCACGCTGAACGCCGGCCGCTCGCGCGGGCTTGGCATCGGACCGACCTCGCCCTTGGCGGCGGGCGGGGAGAGCACCACCCGCGGCGCCTCGGCCGTATACACCTGGTCGAAGTACTATCGCCAGGCCTTCCTGCAGGAGTTCAAGGGAGCGGCGGGTTACACGCGACGTGCGAGCGAGCCATGGCTCGACCTGCCGTCGGGGCGTGTGCGTGTGCAGTCGCAGCTGGTGGACGGGACAGCCGGCACCACCTCGCTGGGGTTCGGGGGCAACGCCGGCCTCGCCGATGAAAGCCGCAGCGGCAACTGGGAGCTTCAGTCGAACACCTCGTGGGTCTCCGCGGACAACAAGCACCGACTCAAGCTCGCCTCCAGCCTGCAGTATGCCTGGTCGTCGCAGGAATCCGCGCAGAATGCGCTCGGCACCTGGACGTACAACTCCCTCGATGACCTGGCTCGGGGGGTACCGGCGTCGTTCACGCGCAACCTGACGCCACGCGTGCGCGACGCGGCGGGATTCAACTGGTTCACGTCCATCGGCGACTCCTGGCGCGTGGGTGACGCCACCGCGGTGCAAGGAGGGCTGCGCCTGGAGGGGAACTACTTCACGCGCTTACCGGGCTACAACCCGGAGGTGGAGCGGCAGTTCGGGATCCGCACCGATCGTGCACCGAACCGTTGGCGCCTCAGCCCGCGGCTGGGCTTTCGGCACACCTTCAACCTGCCGAAGCAGTCACCGACAGGGCCGCCCGCGTTCTTCGATGAGCGAAAGATCTGGACCATACGCGCCACCGTGGGCGAGTATCGCAACATGGTGCCGGCGACCCTGTTGTCTGGGGCGTTCGACGCGACGGGGCTGCCGAGTGGCTGGCGCCAGCTTTCCTGCTTTGGTGCGGCGGCGCCGCAACCCGTGTGGGATGACGCGGCGTCCACGCCGGAACGTTGCCTCGACGGGGCCACGGGTGGGTTGCTGACCGACGCCGTACCGCGGGTGCTCGCCTACGGCGGGGACTGGGATGCCTCGCGCAGCCAACGCGTCAACGCGTCGGTGGCTCGTGTGGCGGGTCCACTGCGTGCGACCATCGATGTCACATGGGCGCGCAACGTCAATCAAGGATCGAACTACGACCACAACTTTGCCGGACGTCCGGCGTTCACCCTGCCGGACGAAGCGGGACGTCCCGTGTTCGTCACGGCGGCCGGGATCGATCCGCGCACGGGTGCGACCTCGCCGCGCGGGAGTCGGTTGGTGGATGCCTTCGGGCAGGTCAACGTGCAGCGCGCCGACCTGCGTTCGGAGAGCCGCCAGCTGATCCTGTCGCTCAGCCCGCGCCGGTTCTCGAACAACTACTTCTGGAACGTCACCTGGACGCAGACCGCGACGCGGGGCCAGCAGCGTGGTTTCGGTGGATCCGGGATTGGGGATCCACGGCTGGTGGAGTGGGGGCCATTGGGCTTTGCACCACGGCATCAAGTGGCGACGCAGTTCAGCCTTGGTGTACAGGGGTGGCCATTCCGGCTGACCCTCAACCATCGGCTGAGTTCGGGGACACCGTTCACTCCTACCGTGGGTGGCGACGTGAACGGTGACGGCGTCTCTGGTGATCGCGCCTTCATTGCCGGTCGCGGCGTCGGTGATCCGGCCTTGGCAACCGCGATCGATGCCGTGGCGGCAGGGGGCCCGTCGTACGTGCGCGATTGCCTGCGCGCGCAGGCCGGCCGCTTTGCGGGACTCAACTCCTGCCGAGGCCCCTGGACGCAGACCATGGGGCTCGTGATGAACGTGCTCCCGGGGCGCCTGGGGGTACCAACGCGGATGAACCTGTCGCTGACGGCGTGGAACCCGTTAGGCGGGGTCGACCAGCTGGTGAACGGGAACGACCTGCGGGGCTGGGGACAGGCGGGCTTCGCCGATCCGACCTTGCTCTACGTGCGCGGCTTTGATCCCGCCCGCCAGCGTTTCCAGTACGAAGTGAACCCGCGGTTCGGCGATGCCCGCGCCTCGCGCACGGCGTTCCGGGCTCCTTTCCGGTTGGCCCTGGAGGCTCGGTTCCGCCTCGGGCCGCCAAACGATCAACAGCAATTGTCGCGTGAGCTGTCGCTCGGCAGGACGCGCAAGGGGGACCGGCTGGTGAGTGCGCGCTTTCGGCAGACCTACGCCCGCATCCCCTTCAATCCGCTGCCGCAGCTCCTGCAGATGCGGGATTCGCTCGGTCTGACCGCGGCGCAGGTGGACTCGCTGAACGCCCTGCAGCGCCGCGTGCAGGATCGCATGGAGGCAGCCTGGGCGCCGACGGCCGACTGGCTCGGCGCGTTGGGCGACACGTACGACTTGAAGGAGGCGCTGCAACGGGTGCGAGACACGCGCCAGAAGGTGCTTCCGATCTTCTCGGAGTTCATGGCCGATATGCGCCGCCAACTGCGCGAGGACCAAGTCGAGAAACTCCCGGAGTTCGTCCGCCAGTTCTTCAATCCGGCGTTTGTTCGCCTGTTCCAGAACCAGGGGATGTTCGAGGTGTTCATCGCCTTCTGA